Proteins co-encoded in one Bacillus paramycoides genomic window:
- a CDS encoding DUF5590 domain-containing protein — MKKWIFAIVIVIVASGIYGAYVYNKAMEKKIPKEAKSVEIAKEKAKLTKVKSVDYYNGESSYTVVQGTDEKGEQLIVWVPEKKGEAIVRKKSEGISEKEALQRTIEQVGDDSKEPKSKPKEILKVKLGVENNIPLWEVTYIDDDNRYSYYNLAFQDGQFLKRYSIEK, encoded by the coding sequence ATGAAAAAGTGGATCTTTGCAATCGTTATCGTAATCGTTGCTAGCGGAATATATGGGGCGTATGTTTATAATAAAGCAATGGAAAAGAAAATCCCTAAAGAGGCAAAATCTGTAGAAATTGCGAAAGAAAAGGCAAAGCTTACAAAAGTAAAATCTGTGGATTATTATAACGGAGAATCTTCATATACAGTCGTACAAGGTACAGATGAAAAAGGAGAACAACTTATCGTTTGGGTGCCTGAGAAAAAAGGGGAAGCTATAGTAAGGAAAAAGAGTGAAGGTATTTCTGAAAAAGAGGCTTTACAAAGAACGATTGAACAAGTCGGAGATGACAGTAAAGAGCCCAAAAGTAAGCCTAAAGAAATTTTAAAAGTGAAATTAGGCGTTGAAAACAATATACCACTATGGGAAGTTACATATATTGATGATGACAATCGTTATAGTTACTACAATCTTGCATTTCAAGATGGTCAGTTTTTAAAACGATATAGCATTGAAAAATAG
- a CDS encoding YpmA family protein yields MDKKIEVLSTTRIKYSSDLYKIVDSLNRTLKEQDLMFGLALDEKDKETAVFTIYRT; encoded by the coding sequence ATGGATAAGAAAATCGAAGTCCTATCAACGACGCGTATTAAATATTCGTCTGACTTGTATAAAATTGTTGATAGTTTGAATCGTACGTTAAAAGAGCAGGACCTCATGTTCGGATTAGCATTAGACGAAAAAGATAAAGAAACAGCTGTATTTACGATTTACAGAACGTAG
- the panD gene encoding aspartate 1-decarboxylase, with the protein MFRTMMRAKLHRATVTEANLNYVGSITIDEDLMDAVNIVENEKVQIVNNNNGARLETYVIKGERGSGVVCLNGAAARLVQPGDKVIIICYGLVAEENIHKQEPKIAVLDDNNQIIEMLGAEKAGTIL; encoded by the coding sequence ATGTTTCGCACAATGATGAGAGCGAAGTTACATCGCGCAACAGTAACAGAGGCAAATTTAAATTATGTAGGTAGTATTACTATTGATGAAGATTTAATGGATGCAGTAAATATTGTAGAAAATGAAAAAGTACAAATTGTAAATAACAATAATGGTGCTCGCTTAGAGACATATGTTATTAAAGGAGAACGCGGTAGCGGTGTTGTGTGTTTAAATGGTGCAGCTGCAAGGCTTGTGCAACCAGGAGATAAAGTTATTATTATTTGCTACGGTCTAGTGGCAGAAGAAAATATTCATAAACAAGAGCCTAAAATTGCAGTATTAGATGATAATAATCAAATTATTGAAATGTTAGGTGCTGAAAAAGCAGGTACGATTTTATAA
- the dinG gene encoding ATP-dependent DNA helicase DinG, translating into MSKRYVIVDLETTGNSWKDGKDKITQIAAVVVEDGEILEIFSSFINPKREIPPFITELTGIDESMVKQAPLFQDVAPMVVELLQGAAFVAHNVHFDWNFLTEELRQAGYTEIHCPKVDTVELAQILLPTADSYKLRDLAKQHELEHDQPHRADSDALATAELFLQFLNEIEKLPLVTLQSLYELSDVFQSDIADVLSENILKKMMHGKEGVEGYEVYRNIALRKRNYSLNLSETCSLKFDAFLHKTIDKLELNMPKFEKRESQQIMMKEIYTALRDSRFSLIEAGTGTGKTLAYLLPSIYFAKKKEEPVIISTQTVQLQQQILEKEIPLLQKIMPFSFEVALLKGRKHYLCLHKFEYALQEEEKNYDMALTKAKILVWLLQTETGDRDELNIPEGGKLLWNRICSDVHSPGGMQSNWFSRCFYQRAKNKALFADIVITNHALLFQDFSSEEPLFASCEHIIFDEAHHIEEAASRTLGEQFSCMYFQLVLSRLGTLETDDVLSKVYKMMKKSEQASRSTFRMVSHSLKELKFDADELFQMLRAFIFKQTKQEQGISNMPLIYRYNTEVEKGKLWDSITELANRFVYDVRKLLTTLEKQVEILQSKLEWEMHVVTGEFMHLIELLRKMVQSLQLLILEKNSYVTWMETETKGTIHSTVLYGQPVHIGERFADEFLTEKKSVIFTSATLTVNDSFDYIKEELGLYDFAPNTIQVPSPFRFEEQMKLMVSTDVPFIKQASNEEYIASVSAHIAKIAKATEGRMLVLFTSYEMLKEAYTNLKDDEELEGYLLLTQSVNNKSRSRLIRKFQEFDKSILLGTSSFWEGIDIPGDALSCLVIVRLPFTPPHQPMMEAKGEWLKNQGEDVFAKLALPQAILRFKQGFGRLIRTSIDTGTVFVLDRRLTSASYGKRFLQSIPTVPLYEGPLEQLLEQLKGRPTE; encoded by the coding sequence ATGAGTAAGCGTTATGTCATTGTGGATTTAGAGACGACAGGGAACTCCTGGAAGGATGGGAAAGATAAAATTACCCAAATTGCAGCTGTTGTAGTGGAAGATGGAGAGATATTAGAGATTTTTTCATCTTTTATTAATCCGAAGAGAGAGATTCCGCCATTTATTACAGAGTTAACAGGGATTGATGAGAGTATGGTTAAGCAAGCCCCGTTATTTCAAGATGTAGCCCCGATGGTTGTTGAGCTATTACAAGGTGCAGCCTTTGTTGCACATAACGTTCACTTTGATTGGAATTTTTTAACGGAAGAATTAAGGCAGGCTGGATATACAGAAATACATTGTCCAAAAGTTGATACAGTTGAGTTGGCGCAAATTCTTTTGCCGACGGCTGATAGTTATAAATTACGTGATTTAGCTAAACAACACGAACTAGAGCACGACCAACCGCATCGTGCGGATAGTGATGCTCTTGCAACAGCGGAATTGTTTTTACAATTTTTAAATGAAATTGAGAAGTTACCACTTGTCACCTTGCAATCGCTTTATGAATTGAGTGATGTTTTTCAAAGTGATATAGCGGATGTACTTTCTGAAAATATTTTAAAGAAAATGATGCATGGTAAAGAAGGGGTAGAAGGATATGAAGTGTATCGAAATATTGCGCTTCGAAAACGGAATTATTCTTTAAACCTCAGTGAAACATGCTCATTAAAATTTGATGCTTTCTTGCATAAGACTATTGATAAACTTGAGTTGAATATGCCAAAGTTTGAAAAAAGAGAAAGCCAACAGATTATGATGAAGGAAATATATACAGCACTAAGAGATTCTAGGTTTTCACTAATTGAAGCGGGAACAGGAACAGGGAAGACTCTTGCATATTTACTTCCGAGTATTTATTTTGCAAAGAAAAAAGAAGAACCTGTCATCATAAGTACCCAAACTGTACAATTACAACAACAAATACTAGAAAAAGAAATTCCGTTATTACAGAAAATAATGCCATTTTCATTTGAAGTAGCTCTTCTGAAAGGAAGAAAACATTATCTTTGTCTACATAAATTTGAATATGCTTTGCAAGAGGAAGAGAAAAATTATGATATGGCGCTCACAAAGGCAAAAATTTTAGTGTGGTTATTGCAAACGGAAACGGGCGATCGTGATGAATTAAATATTCCTGAGGGCGGAAAGTTACTTTGGAACCGTATTTGTAGTGATGTACATAGTCCAGGCGGAATGCAAAGTAACTGGTTTAGTCGTTGTTTTTATCAACGAGCAAAGAATAAAGCATTATTTGCAGATATCGTTATTACAAATCATGCGTTATTATTTCAAGATTTTTCAAGTGAAGAACCATTGTTTGCTTCGTGTGAACATATTATTTTTGATGAGGCGCATCATATTGAGGAAGCGGCGAGTAGAACATTAGGTGAACAGTTCTCCTGTATGTATTTTCAGTTAGTTTTATCTCGTCTTGGTACGCTAGAAACAGATGATGTACTTTCAAAAGTATATAAAATGATGAAAAAATCTGAACAAGCCTCTCGCTCGACTTTCCGTATGGTAAGTCATAGTTTGAAGGAATTGAAATTTGATGCGGATGAGTTATTCCAAATGTTACGTGCTTTCATCTTTAAACAAACAAAGCAGGAACAAGGGATAAGCAACATGCCACTCATTTATCGATATAACACGGAAGTGGAGAAAGGTAAGCTATGGGATAGTATTACCGAGTTAGCGAATCGTTTTGTATATGATGTAAGAAAATTATTAACTACACTTGAGAAGCAAGTTGAAATATTGCAAAGTAAATTAGAGTGGGAGATGCATGTTGTTACAGGTGAATTTATGCATTTAATTGAGTTGTTGAGAAAGATGGTACAATCTTTACAATTACTCATTTTAGAAAAAAATTCATATGTGACATGGATGGAAACTGAAACGAAGGGGACAATTCATTCAACAGTTTTATATGGGCAGCCTGTACATATTGGTGAAAGATTTGCTGATGAATTTTTAACAGAGAAAAAGAGTGTTATTTTCACATCTGCAACGTTAACAGTAAACGATTCATTTGACTATATAAAAGAAGAGCTAGGTCTATATGATTTTGCTCCAAATACAATACAGGTCCCGTCACCATTCCGTTTTGAAGAGCAGATGAAATTAATGGTTTCAACGGATGTGCCTTTTATTAAGCAAGCAAGTAATGAAGAATATATTGCATCTGTGTCGGCACATATTGCAAAAATAGCGAAAGCTACAGAAGGTAGAATGCTTGTTTTGTTCACTTCATATGAAATGTTGAAAGAAGCATATACGAATTTGAAAGATGATGAGGAATTAGAAGGATATTTATTATTAACGCAAAGTGTGAATAATAAGAGCAGAAGTCGTCTTATTCGTAAATTTCAAGAGTTTGATAAATCAATTTTGTTAGGAACAAGTAGTTTTTGGGAAGGGATAGACATACCTGGAGATGCCCTTAGTTGTCTTGTTATTGTCCGCCTTCCTTTTACGCCTCCTCATCAACCGATGATGGAAGCAAAAGGAGAATGGTTAAAAAATCAAGGAGAGGACGTATTCGCTAAGTTAGCGCTCCCGCAAGCAATACTGCGATTCAAACAAGGATTTGGTCGTCTTATTAGAACAAGTATAGATACCGGGACGGTGTTTGTATTAGATCGTCGTTTGACAAGCGCTTCCTATGGAAAACGTTTTTTACAATCAATCCCAACTGTCCCGCTTTATGAAGGCCCTCTAGAACAATTGTTAGAACAATTAAAGGGACGGCCAACTGAATAA
- the panC gene encoding pantoate--beta-alanine ligase produces the protein MKIVTTVQEMQQITNEIRTSGKSIGFVPTMGYLHEGHATLLRQAREENEIVVLSVFVNPLQFGPNEDLDRYPRDIDRDENVAKENGVDYLFYPSVEEMYPAEQTTTVEVVKRTDVLCGKQRPGHFAGVATVLMKLFNITLPTRTYFGMKDAQQVAVIEGFVADFNIPVTIVPVDIVREEDGLAKSSRNVYLSQEEREESPHLYRSLCIAKERIEAGERNAEIITTLVKEYIETHTKGSVDYADLYAYPSLQVMDKIEGRIILAIAVKFENVRLIDNITLTVK, from the coding sequence ATGAAAATCGTAACTACAGTGCAAGAGATGCAGCAAATTACAAATGAAATTCGTACAAGTGGAAAAAGTATTGGTTTTGTCCCAACGATGGGTTATTTGCATGAAGGTCATGCGACTTTATTACGTCAGGCAAGAGAAGAAAATGAAATTGTAGTGTTAAGCGTGTTTGTTAATCCGCTACAGTTTGGGCCGAATGAAGATTTAGATCGATACCCTCGTGATATTGATAGGGATGAAAATGTAGCAAAAGAAAACGGTGTAGATTATTTATTTTATCCGAGCGTGGAAGAAATGTATCCAGCAGAACAAACGACAACAGTTGAAGTTGTAAAGCGTACCGATGTATTATGTGGTAAACAAAGACCTGGTCATTTTGCTGGTGTTGCGACTGTACTAATGAAACTATTTAATATTACATTACCAACGCGTACTTATTTCGGTATGAAAGATGCACAGCAAGTTGCTGTCATTGAAGGATTTGTTGCTGATTTTAATATTCCGGTTACAATCGTACCAGTAGATATTGTAAGGGAAGAAGATGGATTAGCGAAAAGTTCTCGTAACGTGTATTTGTCACAAGAAGAGCGTGAAGAATCTCCTCATTTATACCGTAGTCTATGTATAGCGAAAGAAAGAATTGAGGCAGGGGAACGTAATGCAGAAATCATTACAACACTTGTGAAAGAGTATATTGAGACGCATACGAAAGGTAGTGTAGATTATGCTGATTTATATGCATATCCTTCACTACAAGTAATGGATAAAATTGAAGGGCGAATCATTTTAGCAATCGCAGTTAAATTTGAAAATGTACGATTAATTGACAATATAACATTAACGGTTAAATAA
- a CDS encoding PBP1A family penicillin-binding protein, protein MSDNYRSRTERNHVKNQKQETNTEKKPKKKGSFFKKFLIGCLLLGIVGLVAGVSAFFVMVKDAPKLDKSKLVNPLSTKFLDKDGNFFYEYGAEKRTHVTYDQIPKVVENAFLATEDSRFYDHNGIDFKRTTKAVMENVTGGFGSQGGSTITQQVVKNYFLTMDKTAKRKVQEWYLSYKLEQQYSKHEILEMYLNKINLGNRSYGIATAAKKYYDKDLKDLQLHEAAMLAGLPQGPNIYDPTKKENVERATNRRNVVLSLMNRHGYITKAEMDNATKIPVTEGLQPSSEVTEMKYQAFLDAVVKEVEKEYPDVNIGSDGLTIHTTLDQDAQDYADKIMDGNLIKYPNDQFQGSFVFMDTQSGEVRAIGAGRKESKSTFKGHNMATDLKRQVGSTMKPIFDYGPAIENLQWSTYHQLNDSEYTYSTGKKIRNATNSYKGDVSLREALKKSLNIPALKTAQAVGLPKSQAFAEGLGMTFKDGKTFESTAIGSNDSSPLQLAGAYAAFGNGGNYNKPHFVKEVIFPDGKKKSFKPKEQRAMQDYTAYMVTDVLRDVVKPGAGGTGPTAYVSGVDVAGKTGTQNFDEDVIKKYGIPADANRDSWFAGYTPQYTMAVWTGYEKNGPENYISDRYTRIAQQMFQVMMSKFATDKSRFERPSSVQELNGELYVKGAKKDAVKQIKVDAPSGLNVTFDGASTVTLNWSGPAEVDAYAASYKATDGSSGSLSINGTKATLGGIKPGVTYSFSVVAKKGTGTSPAVGASFTAPGGTPDAKKTEEEAAKKKAEEEAKKKADEEAQKKANEDKLKQEEAKKKADEEAKKQQEQQHKQQEEAQKKADEEARKKAEEEAKKQQEQQHKQQEEAQKKAEEEARKKAEEEAKKQQEQQQNPGEDTPHADGNVVTTES, encoded by the coding sequence ATGTCAGATAATTATCGTTCTCGTACAGAACGAAACCATGTAAAAAATCAAAAGCAAGAAACAAATACAGAGAAAAAACCAAAGAAAAAAGGCTCCTTTTTTAAAAAATTCCTTATAGGTTGTCTACTTCTTGGTATCGTTGGTCTTGTAGCTGGCGTGTCCGCTTTCTTTGTTATGGTGAAGGATGCTCCAAAATTAGACAAATCAAAACTTGTCAATCCTTTATCAACAAAGTTTCTTGATAAGGACGGGAACTTTTTCTATGAATACGGTGCTGAAAAACGAACCCACGTTACGTATGATCAAATTCCAAAAGTAGTTGAAAATGCATTCCTTGCAACTGAGGATTCACGTTTCTATGATCATAATGGAATTGATTTTAAACGAACTACAAAAGCAGTTATGGAAAATGTCACTGGGGGATTCGGATCTCAAGGTGGTAGTACGATTACACAACAAGTAGTCAAAAACTATTTTCTAACGATGGACAAAACTGCAAAGAGAAAAGTGCAAGAATGGTACCTATCTTACAAATTAGAGCAACAATACTCTAAACATGAAATTTTAGAAATGTACTTAAATAAGATTAACTTAGGTAACCGTTCGTACGGTATTGCAACAGCAGCAAAAAAATATTATGACAAAGATTTAAAAGACTTACAGTTACATGAAGCTGCTATGCTCGCTGGTTTACCCCAAGGCCCAAACATTTATGATCCAACCAAAAAGGAAAATGTTGAACGAGCAACAAATCGTCGTAATGTCGTATTGTCATTAATGAATCGACATGGTTATATAACAAAAGCTGAAATGGATAACGCAACGAAAATCCCTGTAACTGAGGGTCTTCAACCATCTTCAGAAGTAACAGAGATGAAGTATCAAGCATTTTTAGATGCTGTTGTAAAAGAAGTTGAAAAAGAATATCCCGATGTAAATATCGGTTCAGATGGTTTAACAATTCATACAACACTTGATCAAGATGCGCAAGATTATGCTGATAAAATTATGGATGGCAATCTTATTAAGTATCCGAACGATCAATTCCAAGGATCATTCGTATTTATGGATACACAATCTGGAGAAGTTCGAGCAATTGGAGCTGGGCGTAAAGAAAGTAAGTCTACTTTCAAAGGTCATAATATGGCCACTGATTTAAAACGCCAAGTTGGTTCAACAATGAAACCAATTTTCGACTACGGTCCAGCAATTGAGAATTTACAATGGTCTACATATCATCAATTAAATGACTCAGAGTATACGTATTCCACTGGTAAAAAAATACGAAATGCAACAAATAGTTACAAAGGTGACGTTTCACTACGTGAAGCTTTGAAAAAGTCATTAAACATTCCAGCTTTAAAGACAGCTCAAGCGGTTGGTCTTCCTAAGTCACAAGCGTTTGCTGAAGGTTTAGGTATGACATTTAAAGACGGCAAAACATTTGAATCAACAGCAATTGGTAGTAACGATAGTTCTCCATTACAATTAGCAGGGGCATATGCAGCCTTTGGTAACGGTGGGAACTACAATAAACCGCACTTCGTAAAAGAAGTTATCTTCCCAGATGGGAAAAAGAAAAGTTTTAAACCGAAAGAACAACGTGCGATGCAAGACTACACAGCTTACATGGTGACTGACGTTCTTCGTGACGTAGTAAAACCTGGTGCTGGCGGTACTGGTCCAACAGCATACGTTTCAGGTGTTGATGTTGCCGGTAAAACAGGAACACAAAACTTTGATGAAGACGTTATTAAAAAATATGGTATTCCAGCTGATGCAAACAGAGATAGCTGGTTCGCTGGATATACACCGCAATATACAATGGCAGTATGGACTGGTTACGAAAAAAATGGCCCAGAAAACTACATTAGTGATCGTTATACTAGAATTGCACAGCAAATGTTCCAAGTAATGATGAGCAAATTCGCTACAGATAAATCCCGTTTCGAACGTCCTTCTTCTGTACAAGAATTAAATGGTGAATTGTACGTAAAAGGTGCTAAGAAAGATGCAGTGAAACAAATTAAAGTAGATGCACCTAGTGGTCTTAATGTTACTTTCGATGGGGCTAGCACCGTTACACTAAACTGGTCTGGACCAGCAGAAGTTGATGCGTATGCAGCAAGCTATAAAGCAACTGACGGTTCAAGTGGTAGTTTATCAATAAATGGTACGAAAGCTACTCTTGGTGGTATTAAACCAGGCGTTACTTACAGCTTCTCTGTGGTAGCGAAAAAAGGTACTGGAACAAGCCCAGCAGTTGGAGCATCCTTCACTGCGCCTGGCGGAACTCCAGATGCGAAGAAAACTGAAGAGGAAGCTGCCAAAAAGAAAGCCGAAGAAGAAGCTAAGAAAAAAGCTGATGAGGAAGCTCAGAAAAAGGCTAATGAAGATAAATTAAAACAAGAAGAAGCCAAGAAAAAAGCTGATGAGGAAGCTAAGAAACAACAAGAACAACAACATAAACAGCAAGAAGAAGCTCAAAAGAAAGCTGATGAGGAAGCTAGAAAAAAAGCTGAAGAAGAAGCTAAAAAACAACAAGAACAACAACATAAACAGCAAGAAGAAGCTCAAAAGAAAGCTGAAGAAGAAGCTAGAAAAAAAGCTGAAGAAGAAGCTAAGAAACAACAAGAGCAACAACAAAATCCAGGTGAAGATACACCACACGCAGACGGAAATGTTGTTACAACAGAGTCTTAA
- the nth gene encoding endonuclease III produces MLNKTQIRYCLDTMADMYPEAHCELIHDNPFELVIAVALSAQCTDALVNKVTKNLFQKYKTPEDYLSVSLEELQQDIRSIGLYRNKAKNIQKLCRMLLDDYNGKVPEDRDELTKLPGVGRKTANVVVSVAFGIPAIAVDTHVERVSKRLAICRWKDSVLEVEKTLMKKVPMDEWGVTHHRMIFFGRYHCKAQRPQCEECPLLEICREGKKRMKGK; encoded by the coding sequence ATGTTAAATAAAACGCAAATCCGTTATTGTTTAGACACAATGGCAGATATGTATCCAGAAGCACATTGTGAATTAATTCATGATAATCCGTTTGAACTAGTAATCGCGGTAGCATTATCTGCACAATGTACAGATGCACTTGTAAATAAAGTGACGAAAAATTTATTTCAAAAATATAAAACACCAGAAGATTATTTAAGTGTTTCTTTAGAAGAGTTACAACAAGATATACGTTCTATTGGGTTGTATAGAAATAAAGCAAAAAACATTCAAAAATTGTGCCGGATGTTGCTGGATGATTATAATGGAAAAGTTCCAGAAGACCGTGACGAGCTGACGAAATTACCAGGAGTCGGGAGAAAAACAGCAAATGTAGTTGTTTCAGTAGCGTTTGGCATTCCGGCAATTGCTGTTGATACGCATGTAGAAAGAGTGAGTAAACGGTTAGCGATTTGTAGATGGAAAGATTCGGTGTTAGAAGTAGAAAAGACATTAATGAAGAAAGTTCCGATGGATGAATGGGGTGTTACACATCACCGTATGATTTTCTTTGGACGTTATCACTGTAAAGCACAACGGCCACAATGTGAAGAATGCCCTTTACTAGAAATTTGTCGTGAAGGAAAGAAGCGAATGAAGGGGAAATAA
- a CDS encoding YpoC family protein, whose protein sequence is MERVIEIPKEFRCLPFFKESIHSIAYYTEQSFEEIIQHTYFIYDMERQYEPWNEIEKSIPVLLNVWKSKHEDIATLFRNRNKQEAEGPMILFAAHLLSIVYWLNEQPIHSLNEMKDYTSMLEVQPVNFIERYSFIIKKPNNYHSYIQLAQLYIEIEKLYVKKMITKKKSFSR, encoded by the coding sequence ATGGAACGAGTGATAGAAATACCGAAAGAATTTCGATGCTTACCATTTTTTAAAGAAAGTATACATTCGATTGCATATTATACAGAACAGTCTTTTGAAGAAATCATACAACATACTTATTTTATATATGATATGGAAAGACAATATGAGCCGTGGAATGAAATTGAAAAAAGTATTCCAGTACTATTGAATGTATGGAAAAGTAAGCATGAAGACATTGCTACACTATTTCGAAATAGAAATAAGCAAGAAGCGGAAGGTCCAATGATTCTTTTTGCAGCGCATTTGTTATCAATTGTATATTGGTTAAATGAGCAACCTATTCATAGTTTGAACGAAATGAAAGATTACACGAGTATGTTGGAAGTACAACCAGTGAATTTTATAGAGCGCTATTCGTTCATTATAAAGAAACCGAATAATTATCATTCTTATATTCAGTTAGCGCAGTTGTATATTGAAATAGAAAAGCTATATGTAAAGAAAATGATAACAAAAAAGAAGTCCTTTTCTCGTTAA
- the dnaD gene encoding DNA replication protein DnaD, producing MKKKMMLQWFEQGSIAIPKLLMMHYKKLGLNETEFMVVLHVHTFLESGNSFPTPSEISERMTISEMKCMEVIQALIQKGFLSLEGGQKSEAMMCESYSLQPLWEKILHFLMNESIEEEQKEIKQLQVNLYTVFEKEFGRPLSPFECETLGMWEDQDQHHPNLIQAALREAVMSGKLNFRYIDRILFEWKKNGIKTVDQAQNQGRKFRANQQRTQQTTKQETKFTGKVPFYNWLEQ from the coding sequence ATGAAAAAGAAAATGATGTTACAATGGTTTGAGCAGGGAAGCATTGCAATTCCAAAATTACTTATGATGCATTATAAAAAATTAGGGTTAAATGAAACTGAATTTATGGTTGTACTTCATGTACACACATTTTTAGAGTCGGGCAATTCGTTTCCAACTCCGTCAGAGATTTCAGAACGGATGACGATTAGTGAAATGAAATGTATGGAAGTCATTCAGGCATTGATTCAAAAAGGTTTTTTATCATTAGAAGGTGGACAAAAATCAGAAGCGATGATGTGTGAAAGTTATTCTTTACAACCGCTTTGGGAAAAAATATTGCATTTCTTAATGAATGAATCAATAGAGGAAGAACAAAAAGAAATAAAACAATTGCAAGTAAATTTATATACAGTATTTGAAAAGGAATTTGGAAGACCGCTGTCTCCATTTGAATGTGAGACGTTGGGAATGTGGGAAGATCAAGATCAACACCATCCGAATTTAATTCAAGCGGCCCTCAGGGAAGCTGTAATGAGTGGTAAGCTTAATTTCAGATATATTGATCGTATTTTATTTGAGTGGAAAAAGAATGGTATTAAAACAGTAGATCAAGCCCAAAATCAAGGAAGAAAGTTTAGAGCAAATCAACAACGAACGCAGCAAACGACAAAACAAGAGACGAAATTTACTGGGAAAGTGCCTTTTTATAATTGGTTGGAGCAGTAA
- the aspB gene encoding aspartate transaminase AspB has translation MKLAKRVAALTPSATLEITAKAQALKAEGHDVIGLGAGEPDFNTPEHIMDAAHKAMLEGHTKYTPTGGLQALKQEIVKKFTRDQGIAYDLSEIIVCNGAKHALYTLFQVLLDEGDEVIIPTPYWVSYPEQVKLAGGKPVYVEGLEDNEYKITAKQLREAITEKTKAVIINSPSNPTGMIYSKEELQQLGEVCLEHDILIVSDEIYEKLIYGGAEYTSVAQLSNALKEQTLIINGVSKSHSMTGWRIGYAAGNKQLIKAMTNLASHSTSNPTSIAQYGAIAAYTGSQEPVETMRQAFEERLNIIYDKLIQIPGFTCIKPQGAFYLFPNVKEAVALSGYENVDDWAKALLEEEKVALVPGTGFGAPNNVRLSYATSLEQVEKALERIHTFMKSKVQA, from the coding sequence ATGAAATTAGCAAAGCGAGTAGCTGCTTTAACACCATCTGCAACTTTAGAAATTACAGCAAAGGCACAAGCATTAAAAGCAGAAGGTCATGATGTAATTGGATTAGGGGCAGGAGAACCTGACTTTAATACGCCAGAACATATTATGGATGCTGCACATAAAGCGATGTTAGAAGGACATACGAAGTATACACCAACAGGTGGATTACAAGCGTTAAAACAAGAAATTGTGAAGAAGTTTACTCGCGATCAAGGCATTGCGTATGACCTGTCTGAAATTATTGTATGTAACGGTGCAAAGCATGCATTATATACATTATTCCAAGTGTTACTTGATGAAGGAGATGAAGTTATCATCCCAACGCCTTACTGGGTAAGTTATCCGGAACAAGTAAAGCTTGCTGGTGGTAAGCCCGTTTATGTAGAAGGTCTTGAAGACAATGAATACAAAATTACAGCGAAGCAGCTGCGTGAGGCAATTACAGAGAAAACGAAAGCAGTTATTATTAATTCACCGAGCAATCCAACAGGAATGATTTACAGCAAAGAAGAATTACAACAGCTTGGAGAAGTATGTTTAGAACACGATATTTTAATCGTTTCAGATGAAATTTATGAAAAGTTAATTTATGGTGGAGCAGAATATACTTCGGTTGCCCAGCTTTCTAATGCATTAAAAGAACAAACACTTATTATTAATGGTGTATCTAAATCTCATTCTATGACAGGATGGCGTATTGGATATGCAGCAGGAAATAAGCAGCTTATTAAAGCGATGACGAACTTAGCGAGTCATAGTACGTCAAACCCTACTTCAATCGCTCAATACGGCGCAATTGCGGCATATACAGGCTCACAAGAACCTGTAGAAACAATGCGTCAAGCATTTGAAGAGAGATTAAACATTATTTATGATAAATTAATTCAAATCCCTGGCTTTACTTGCATTAAACCACAAGGTGCATTTTACTTATTCCCTAATGTAAAAGAAGCTGTAGCCTTATCAGGATACGAAAACGTTGATGATTGGGCAAAAGCTCTATTAGAAGAGGAAAAAGTAGCTCTTGTACCAGGTACAGGATTTGGTGCTCCGAATAACGTTCGCTTATCATATGCGACATCTCTTGAACAAGTAGAGAAAGCATTAGAACGAATTCATACGTTTATGAAAAGTAAAGTGCAAGCTTAA